In Pseudokineococcus lusitanus, the genomic window GGCTGCTGCGCTCGGCCTCCGCCCTCGAGCGCAGCGAGGCCGCCGTCTTCGCACGGCTCCTCGACGGTCTGGGGGCGCTGGACGGCGTCACGGTCGTCGGGGCGCCGGCGCGCCGCACGCCCACCGTGTCCTTCCGGGTCGCCGGGGCCTCGCCGCGGGACACGTCCCGGTGGCTGGGCTCGCGGGGGGTCGCCGTCTCGGACGGCGACTACTACGCCCGCGAGCTCGTCGAGGTGCTCGGCCTGCGGGCCACCGGCGGCATGGTCCGCGCGGGCGTGGCGCCCTACACCGACGCGGGCGACGTCGACCGGCTGCTCGCGGCGGTCGCCGAGGTCGCCGACGGGGCGCGCGTCTGACGACCGGCCCCGGTCGCTGCCGTGGTCGCTGCCGTGGTCGCTGCCGGGGACGGCCGCGGGTGCGGCGGGCCGGACGCCCTGCCAGCGTGGCGGCGTGAGCGACGAGAGCAGCACGACCGACCTCCCCCGCGGCCTGCGGCTGCGCCCCGCGGGCCCCGACGACGTCGACGCCGTGGTCGCGCTCGTCCAGCGCGCCTACCGCGGTGACGCGAGCCGGGCCGGCTGGACGACCGAGGCGGACCTCCTCGACGGGCAGCGCACCGACGCCGACGCCGTCGGCGAGCTCGTCGGGGAGCCCCGGTCGGCCGTCCTCCTCCTCGTGGGCGAGGACGACGCGCCCGTCGCCTGCTGCCACGTGGCCGCACGGCTCCGGGCCGAGGGCATGGCCGGCGACGACGTCGTCGGCTACCTCGGGATGCTCGCCGTCGACCCCGCGCGCCAGGGCGACGGGACGGGGCGGGCGCTGCTCGCCGCGGCCTCGCGCCACGCCGCGCAGGACCTCGACGCCCGCGTGCTCGAGATGACCGTCATCGCCCAGCGCACCGAGCTGATCGGCTGGTACGAGCGGCAGGGCTGGGAGCGCACCGGCGAGCGTCGCCCGTTCCCGTACGGCGACGAGCGCTTCGGCCGCCCCCGGCGCGACGACCTCGAGTTCGTCGTGCTCGCCAGGGAGGCCGCCGAGGTCTGAGCGGGCGGCCCGGGCGGGCGGTGCGACCCGCCGCCGCCCGCCCTCGCGGCTGCGTCGCTCGGGACGGCGGGTCGGGCCGTCAGGTGCTGCGCCGGACGAGGTGCCGTCGTCCGGCCCGTCCACCGCCCGCCCGGGTCCCCGGGTCCACGTCGGGCGCTGGTCGCACGGCGGTGGACAGCCGTGGCGGCTGTCGGTCCCCTCGACTACCATTCGAACACACGTTCGGACGACGGTCGCGAGGGGGTGGTCGAGGTGGGACTGCAGGAGCCCGAGGAGGACCGCCCGCGCGACTGCGCCCCAGGGGCGGCCGACGACCACGACGCGTCCGGTGCTCCGTCCGGTGCTCCGTCCGGTGCACCGTCGGGTGTCCCGTCGGGTGCTCAGTCCGGTGCACCGTCCGGTGCCGCCCCCGAGACCTCGGTGTCGGCCGGGCCGGCCGACGTGCCGGTGAGCGACCTCCCCCTCGCCCGGCGGGCAGGTCGAGCGGTCCTGGACCAGCTCCGCGACGCCCACGCAGCCGCGGCGGCCCAGCACGCTGTGATGCTGGGTCTGGTGGCCGACCTCGTCGACGAGACGGCCGCCTCCCTGGGTGTGCCGGTCGGCGGGGACCCGGTCGAGACCGCCCGGTTCGGGCGCCTCGGCGGGGACCCCGCCGAGGCCGTCATCACCGAGATCGCCCTCGCCCTGCGGGTCGGGGTCGCGGGCGCGCGGCGGCTGGTCACCGACGCGCTCGCGCTCACGACCGTGCTCCCCGAGACCCGGGCCGCGCTGAGCGCGGGGACGGTCGGAGCGGGGCAGGCGCACGCGGTCGTCGCCGAGACCGCGGGCCTGACGTCCGAGCAGGCCCGCTGGGTCGACGCCGAGGTCGCCGACGACCTGCCCCGCCTGGACCCGCGCGGGATCACGCGGAAGGTCCGGGCGTTGGTCGCCCGGCTCGAGGTCGACGCGACCAACCGCCGCGTCCGGTACGAGACGTGCCGCCGCCGCGTCCTCGTCCAGCCGCTCGGCGACGGGGCCGCCGAGCTCGTCGCCACCGGACCCGTCGCCGACATCACCGCCCTGTTCCACCGCCTCACCACGTGGGCGCGCACCCGCACCGGCCCGAACGCCGCCGCGGACCCGCACGCCGCGGTCGCCGCAGGCCTGGACCCGGTCACCACCGACACCACCGGTCTGCCCGACCAGCGCGGCGTGGACGCCCGCCGCTTCGACGCGTTGGTCGGCCTGGCCACCGACACCGGTGCCGGCCTGCGTGAGGACGGCCGTGCGCACGCCGGGCAGTGCCACGGCCCCCAGCTCAACGTCTCGCTCCCGACGCTGCTGGGCCTGGACGACGAGCAGGCGTGGCTCGCCGGCCACGGCGCCGTGCCCGCCGACGTCGCCCGCGAGCTCCTCGCCGCCGGCCACTCCTACCGCCGGATCCTCACCGACCCGTGGACCGGCACGGTCCTCGGCGTCGACGGACACCTCCACCACCTCCCGGCCACCACGACCCGCACGACGCCGAAGGCGCTCGACAGCACCTCGACCGGAGCCCTCGGTACGTTCCGCGCTGCTACCGACAGCGACCCGGCGACGACGCCAGGCGTCGGTGTCCCCGGGTGGGCCGGGCGTGGGCCCTCCCTCCCCGAGGACCGACCGCCGGGGCGGCCCCCGTGCCCGCTCGCGGGCCTGCCCACCGGCTACGTGCCCACCGCTGAGCAGTCCCGCTACGTCCGAGCCGCCCTGCCCGAGTGCACCCATCCCGGCTGCACCCAGCCGTCGGTGCGCTGCGACCTCGACCACCAGGTCCCTCACGGCGCCGGCGGACCCACCTGCGAGTGCAACCTGCGGCCCCGCTGCCGCAAGCACCACCAGTGCCGCACCCACTACGGGTGGCAGGTCGAGGCCATCACGGACGACCCGGCCGACCCGTACGGCCTCGGCACCCGGTGGACCTCACCCCTCGGGCTGGTCCACGACGATCCCGCACCACCCTTCCTGCCCCGACCCGTCACCAGCCGCGACGCAGACGGCACACCCCTGCCCGCCGGCTGGGGCGACCGTGGCGAGCCCCTCGACTGCTCGTACCCGGCCGTCGACATGGCCTGGCCCGGCGCCCTCGCCCTCGAGGCCGCCGTCACCGCGACCATCCACCACCGACGACCGCCCCAGCCACCACCGCATCCGGTCGAGGACGACGACCCGCCGCCCTTCTGACGGGGCCACGGCCACGGCCACGCCGGTGCTCGCTCCGGCGGTCGACCCGTCCCGTCGCCGCGACGGTCACCTCCGACCCAGTCCAACCCGACCCGACCCGCGCCGGGCGAGGGCGGCGGCGGCTCCGGGCAGCGCCCGGCGGGCACCTGCGCCACCATCGCGGCATGCGAGCGGTGCAGGTACGGCGGACGGGTGGTCCAGAGGTCCTCGAGGTCGGGGAGGTCGAGGAGCCGGTCCCCGGGCCGGGGCAGGTGCTCGTCGAGGTGGACGCCGCGGGCGTCAACTACATCGACACGTACCTCCGCAGCGGGACCTACCCGATGCCCACGCCCTTCGGCGTCGGCCTCGAGGGCGCCGGCCGCGTCGTCGGCCTCGGCGAGGGCGTGGAGCCCGACGGCGACCTCCGCGAGGGCGCGCTCGTCGCGTGGAAGCAGGCGCCCGGCAGCTGCGCCGAGCGCGTCGTCGTCGACGCCGCCGAGGCGGTGCCCGTCCCGGACGGCGTGGACGCCGAGACGGCCGCCGCGCTCATGCTCCAGGGCCTCACCGCCCACTACCTCGCGACGTCGACCTACCCGGTGGCGGAGGGCGACACGGTCGTCGTCCACGCCGGGGCGGGCGGCGTGGGCCTGCTGCTGACGCAGATGGTCGTCCGGCGCGGCGGTCGGGTGCTCGCGACGACGTCCACGCCCGAGAAGGCGGACCTGGCCAGGGGCGCCGGCGCCGCGGAGGTGCTCGGCTACGAGGGGTTCGCCGCCCGCGCCCGCGAGCTCACCGGCGGGGAGGGCGTGGCGGCCGTCTACGACGGCGTCGGCCGGGCCACCTTCGCCGAGGGGCTCGACGCCCTGCGCCCGCGCGGCGTCATGGTGCTGTTCGGCGGCGCGAGCGGGCCCGTCGAGCCGTTCGACCCGCAGGTCCTCAACGCCAAGGGCTCGCTGTACGTCACGCGCCCGTCGCTCGGCGCCTACACGCGGACGCGCGAGGAGCTGCTGCGCCGGACCGGCGACGTCCTCGCGTGGGCGGCCGCCGACGAGCTGTCCGTCCGCGTCGGCGGCCGGTACGCGCTCGAGGAGACCGCCCGCGCGCACGAGGACCTCGAGGGCCGCCGCACCACGGGCAAGCTGCTCGTCCTCCCCGGTGGTGCGGCCGAGGCCGAGCTCGGCCGCAGCTGAGCCGGACCGGCGGGCCGCCCCGACGGCGGCCCGCCGGCCGTCCACCGACGACCCGTCGGCGCCGGGACCTCAGGCCGGACCCCCGATCGGCCGATCAGGGGACGTGAGCCCTCGCCCCGTCGCCCCGCCCCGCCGTCGCGCCCCCCGTCCGGCCGTGGGCCGGGCCGGCCGCACGGGGGCCGCCGCCGCGCTGCTCGTCGGCGGCCTGCTGCTGCCCGTCGTGGCCGCGCCGTCCGCGCTCGCCGCGGGGGACGCCGCCGCCGCCGTGGCCGCCGTGCTGCCGGACGCGCTCGCCGACGAGCTCTCGGCGCGGCAGACCGCGCAGCTCGCCGGGGCCCTCGTCGACGACGCCGGGACGGCCGACGCGGTGGCCACCCCGGGCGCGGGCGTGCAGCACGTCGAGGTCGCCGTGACGACCGACGACGGCGGGCTGGAGGTCGCCGCCGTCGCCGTCGAGGCGCCGCGGGCGGGGGCCGTCGTCGACCTCCTCGGCGGGCTGCCGTCGGTCGAGGCCGCGGGCGTGGCGCAGCGGCTGGACGTGGGCGACCCCGTCCCCGTCGGGGCGACGTCCGTGGCCCCCGGTCGCGCCGGCGACCCCTACGTCG contains:
- a CDS encoding quinone oxidoreductase family protein, whose protein sequence is MRAVQVRRTGGPEVLEVGEVEEPVPGPGQVLVEVDAAGVNYIDTYLRSGTYPMPTPFGVGLEGAGRVVGLGEGVEPDGDLREGALVAWKQAPGSCAERVVVDAAEAVPVPDGVDAETAAALMLQGLTAHYLATSTYPVAEGDTVVVHAGAGGVGLLLTQMVVRRGGRVLATTSTPEKADLARGAGAAEVLGYEGFAARARELTGGEGVAAVYDGVGRATFAEGLDALRPRGVMVLFGGASGPVEPFDPQVLNAKGSLYVTRPSLGAYTRTREELLRRTGDVLAWAAADELSVRVGGRYALEETARAHEDLEGRRTTGKLLVLPGGAAEAELGRS
- a CDS encoding GNAT family N-acetyltransferase; translation: MSDESSTTDLPRGLRLRPAGPDDVDAVVALVQRAYRGDASRAGWTTEADLLDGQRTDADAVGELVGEPRSAVLLLVGEDDAPVACCHVAARLRAEGMAGDDVVGYLGMLAVDPARQGDGTGRALLAAASRHAAQDLDARVLEMTVIAQRTELIGWYERQGWERTGERRPFPYGDERFGRPRRDDLEFVVLAREAAEV
- a CDS encoding HNH endonuclease signature motif containing protein; the protein is MLGLVADLVDETAASLGVPVGGDPVETARFGRLGGDPAEAVITEIALALRVGVAGARRLVTDALALTTVLPETRAALSAGTVGAGQAHAVVAETAGLTSEQARWVDAEVADDLPRLDPRGITRKVRALVARLEVDATNRRVRYETCRRRVLVQPLGDGAAELVATGPVADITALFHRLTTWARTRTGPNAAADPHAAVAAGLDPVTTDTTGLPDQRGVDARRFDALVGLATDTGAGLREDGRAHAGQCHGPQLNVSLPTLLGLDDEQAWLAGHGAVPADVARELLAAGHSYRRILTDPWTGTVLGVDGHLHHLPATTTRTTPKALDSTSTGALGTFRAATDSDPATTPGVGVPGWAGRGPSLPEDRPPGRPPCPLAGLPTGYVPTAEQSRYVRAALPECTHPGCTQPSVRCDLDHQVPHGAGGPTCECNLRPRCRKHHQCRTHYGWQVEAITDDPADPYGLGTRWTSPLGLVHDDPAPPFLPRPVTSRDADGTPLPAGWGDRGEPLDCSYPAVDMAWPGALALEAAVTATIHHRRPPQPPPHPVEDDDPPPF